A stretch of DNA from Triticum dicoccoides isolate Atlit2015 ecotype Zavitan chromosome 2A, WEW_v2.0, whole genome shotgun sequence:
cccgccggacgaggactggggggcggcggctgatcacccgtcGGACgttgtggattggggggcggcgtcggctgacgtgacggaggtgtaggtgaaccgccaccaccaccaccaccaccaccaccgccaccgccaccaccaccaccgtaggggggtggacttgttgtccttggcgcctcgcctggaaacttgataaacttcttttgccatagaatgaaatggcgcttgacatctccaagtcttttctccccttcaggtgtagcaatgtcaatctccaggtcctcaaacccttggactatgtcctccaccgtgacacgagcatagccatcttgaatggggttgttgtggtggagtgctccaggtaaacatggtaaagcactgccgatggctaccttcatggacatgttcccgataggataatacagatgacattctttcatctcctttatatcgtccacggggtagcgaggaggctccggtgaagtaattttgaccaccagaggctccggtgaagtaatttcgaccaccagaggctccggtgcagtaatttcgatcgtgggtgcatctgcaccagccggtggggcctccgtggaagccacgctgcttctccgatgctggcttccgagatccgctggatgatcttcatgctgcacccgagctgcatctctttcggctactagtacactcatggttttcttcatcacatccatttccgatgccaaccgcgccacaacatctgcttcccgatccatctttctcttacggcttctgtaaccgtacgggtcatcgttctgggggaaccctattttccacggaatgtgccccatgcctcgtacacgtcctccgtgttcaggattcccgagggcttttgtcagcgcgtcgttctctctgttgaacttgatcttcccctgttgagcatccctcattgcgttaataagggcttgggtgggtttaattaatttgccccggtaaacacactcccctgtctccgggttcagcgttcccccatgcccgtaccaccagcttttggcccttgggtcccatccctccgtacctgtacggattcctcgcgccctcagctcgttctccatcttctccaacctaggcacccaaatgcgataccctcctggccccataacatgattgtactccttcttagccgcattttccttatttttttttgatatttgaatgaactgctccgatttcttttgcttcacaaattctggccaatcatgtttcagtttctcatattgtcctttgaaatccggagtcttgttctgcttgacaaagtcatgggctagattttgcttgaatttccggaatgcgtcggccatcttatgaagagcgaactgtttgactagcctcctcctctccttgttttcctcaatcttgttaccctcctcatcgaatttgttgtattccggaggtagaacgaaatgttccataagcttcttgaagcaatctttttttgttctcttatcgacaaaagtgaaaccatcaattcgtgccttctttggctcattccactcctggacggtgatcgagacattgtctctaacaatggctccgcattggctgacaaacttggtggcgttcttgcggggctccagcggcctgccggttgcactgtcgacaacctcgatggtgcatgtttctccttgtttcatcgtcttggttgcgccacgctttgacgacgtactcgattgtttcgacgatccggccgagggctaaaataagaaagagagtcgcgcgcgttagtacacacatatttattcaaatcagttagtttgtatcaccagaggctcaatgtatatatatacctcggcgccggaggtggttgctacttccatttgaagatcgtcgtttatcgacgtttgttcggcatcatcttgctgacggcgcccttcatcttcaccgtcaaggttcagataagaagagatatcatcttcttcttctccggtcggcacatatagaatatcgccgtttatgatgctgaacatatgtgcttcaccgtccggatcatagttgtccataatcgggtcagctctatcgtccgccattatgtcagtcctgaaaacatgtagtaaaaacaaattaattaagtgaagaaggggggcggtggcggtggcggtggcgaaagggcggtggcaaaaggaggggacgaggaaggggtgggagagggtgtcgcggtagagcgcgagacggggcggcagacgacggcgtcacggagagggaggaaaTTCCAATTTGTCATGTCGCGAAcccaaaatgggccggcccaggtgagctACGTCCTGTGAGACGCGTCGACTTTTTGATGCAAAGAGCGTCACACAGGGCTGGATATGGCCGAGCCTGGGTCTTAGCCGGGCTGCAGTTGCAGCCTCCGCGGCTGTACTGCTGCTAATGCACCGGCCCGTTGTAGCCGACGCCGAAACAGTGATTAGGATACGTTGGAATTTCCTATATGACGCTGTCTGCGTCAAACTGTCGAGCGAACGCACCTACGAGGGTTCCCAAccctttttttattttcatttcttttcctttctttttctgtttcgtttttcttttctttttttgtttattgttctttttctttttctttttaaaaatgttctccttttaaaaaatgttctatttttcaaaaatgttcatattttcaaaaaatgttcgatttTCACaaatttgttcgtgttttcaaatttgttccGGAGTTTCAgaaaattgtttgtgttttcaattttttttgccgGCTGTAGCCAACTATCCATTCGTCCTGCAAGGAAGGGGAACAGGGGACGAGGTGGGAGAAGCTCACGACGAGGAGGGACTCCTTGGCGGAGAGGCGCTCCGTCTCGCGGGCGTAGCTGGCAGCGGGCTCCCACGCCTGCGCGTACACGTCGTCCCGCCGGGGAcggacgggcggcggcctggatgaGCAGCGGGACAGACGGGCGGCGGCCCGGATGAGCAGCGCGGCGGCCGGGGTCGGACAGGCGGCGGCNNNNNNNNNNNNNNNNNNNNNNNNNNNNNNNNNNNNNNNNNNNNNNNNNNNNNNNNNNNNNNNNNNNNNNNNNNNNNNNNNNNNNNNNNNNNNNNNNNNNNNNNNNNNNNNNNNNNNNNNNNNNNNNNNNNNNNNNNNNNNNNNNNNNNNNNNNNNNNNNNNNNNNNNNNNNNNNNNNNNNNNNNNNNNNNNNNNNNNNNNNNNNNNNNNNNNNNNNNNNNNNNNNNNNNNNNNNNNNNNNNNNNNNNNNNNNNNNNNNNNNNNNNNNNNNNNNNNNNNNNNNNNNNNNNNNNNNNNNNNNNNNNNNNNNNNNNNNNNNNNNNNNNNNNNNNNNNNNNNNNNNNNNNNNNNNNNNNNNNNNNNNNNNNNNNNNNNNNNNNNNNNNNNNNNNNNNNNNNNNNNNNNNNNNNNNNNNNNNNNNNNNNNNNNNNNNNNNNNNNNNNNNNNNNNNNNNNNNNNNNNNNNNNNNNNNNNNNNNNNNNNNNNNNNNNNNNNNNNNNNNNNNNNNNNNNNNNNNNNNNNNNNNNNNNNNNNNNNNNNNNNNNNNNNNNNNNNNNNNNNNNNNNNNNNNNNNNNNNNNNNNNNNNNNNNNNNNNNNNNNNNNNNNNNNNNNNNNNNNNNNNNNNNNNNNNNNNNNNNNNNNNNNNNNNNNNNNNNNNNNNNNNNNNNNNNNNNNNNNNNNNNNNNNNNNNNNNNNNNNNNNNNNNNNNNNNNNNNNNNNNNNNNNNNNNNNNNNNNNNNNNNNNNNNNNNNNNNNNNNNNNNNNNNNNNNNNNNNNNNNNNNNNNNNNNNNNNNNNNNNNNNNNNNNNNNNNNNNNNNNNNNNNNNNNNNNNNNNNNNNNNNNNNNNNNNNNNNNNNNNNNNNNNNNNNNNNNNNNNNNNNNNNNNNNNNNNNNNNNNNNNNNNNNNNNNNNNNNNNNNNNNNNNNNNNNNNNNNNNNNNNNNNNNNNNNNNNNNNNNNNNNNNNNNNNNNNNNNNNNNNNNNNNNNNNNNNNNNNNNNNNNNNNNNNNNNNNNNNNNNNNNNNNNNNNNNNNNNNNNNNNNNNNNNNNNNNNNNNNNNNNNNNNNNNNNNNNNNNNNNNNNNNNNNNNNNNNNNNNNNNNNNNNNNNNNNNNNNNNNNNNNNNNNNNNNNNNNNNNNNNNNNNNNNNNNNNNNNNNNNNNNNNNNNNNNNNNNNNNNNNNNNNNNNNNNNNNNNNNNNNNNNNNNNNNNNNNNNNNNNNNNNNNNNNNNNNNNNNNNNNNNNNNNNNNNNNNNNNNNNNNNNNNNNNNNNNNNNNNNNNNNNNNNNNNNNNNNNNNNNNNNNNNNNNNNNNNNNNNNNNNNNNNNNNNNNNNNNNNNNNNNNNNNNNNNNNNNNNNNNNNNNNNNNNNNNNNNNNNNNNNNNNNNNNNNNNNNNNNNNNNNNNNNNNNNNNNNNNNNNNNNNNNNNNNNNNNNNNNNNNNNNNNNNNNNNNNNNNNNNNNNNNNNNNNNNNNNNNNNNNNNNNNNNNNNNNNNNNNNNNNNNNNNNNNNNNNNNNNNNNNNNNNNNNNNNNNNNNNNNNNNNNNNNNNNNNNNNNNNNNNNNNNNNNNNNNNNNNNNNNNNNNNNNNNNNNNNNNNNNNNNNNNNNNNNNNNNNNNNNNNNNNNNNNNNNNNNNNNNNNNNNNNNNNNNNNNNNNNNNNNNNNNNNNNNNNNNNNNNNNNNNNNNNNNNNNNNNNNNNNNNNNNNNNNNNNNNNNNNNNNNNNNNNNNNNNNNNNNNNNNNNNNNNNNNNNNNNNNNNNNNNNNNNNNNNNNNNNNNNNNNNNNNNNNNNNNNNNNNNNNNNNNNNNNNNNNNNNNNNNNNNNNNNNNNNNNNNNNNNNNNNNNNNNNNNNNNNNNNNNNNNNNNNNNNNNNNNNNNNNNNNNNNNNNNNNNNNNNNNNNNNNNNNNNNNNNNNNNNNNNNNNNNNNNNNNNNNNNNNNNNNNNNNNNNNNNNNNNNNNNNNNNNNNNNNNNNNNNNNNNNNNNNNNNNNNNNNNNNNNNNNNNNNNNNNNNNNNNNNNNNNNNNNNNNNNNNNNNNNNNNNNNNNNNNNNNNNNNNNNNNNNNNNNNNNNNNNNNNNNNNNNNNNNNNNNNNNNNNNNNNNNNNNNNNNNNNNNNNNNNNNNNNNNNNNNNNNNNNNNNNNNNNNNNNNNNNNNNNNNNNNNNNNNNNNNNNNNNNNNNNNNNNNNNNNNNNNNNNNNNNNNNNNNNNNNNNNNNNNNNNNNNNNNNNNNNNNNNNNNNNNNNNNNNNNNNNNNNNNNNNNNNNNNNNNNNNNNNNNNNNNNNNNNNNNNNNNNNNNNNNNNNNNNNNNNNNNNNNNNNNNNNNNNNNNNNNNNNNNNNNNNNNNNNNNNNNNNNNNNNNNNNNNNNNNNNNNNNNNNNNNNNNNNNNNNNNNNNNNNNNNNNNNNNNNNNNNNNNNNNNNNNNNNNNNNNNNNNNNNNNNNNNNNNNNNNNNNNNNNNNNNNNNNNNNNNNNNNNNNNNNNNNNNNNNNNNNNNNNNNNNNNNNNNNNNNNNNNNNNNNNNNNNNNNNNNNNNNNNNNNNNNNNNNNNNNNNNNNNNNNNNNNNNNNNNNNNNNNNNNNNNNNNNNNNNNNNNNNNNNNNNNNNNNNNNNNNNNNNNNNNNNNNNNNNNNNNNNNNNNNNNNNNNNNNNNNNNNNNNNNNNNNNNNNNNNNNNNNNNNNNNNNNNNNNNNNNNNNNNNNNNNNNNNNNNNNNNNNNNNNNNNNNNNNNNNNNNNNNNNNNNNNNNNNNNNNNNNNNNNNNNNNNNNNNNNNNNNNNNNNNNNNNNNNNNNNNNNNNNNNNNNNNNNNNNNNNNNNNNNNNNNNNNNNNNNNNNNNNNNNNNNNNNNNNNNNNNNNNNNNNNNNNNNNNNNNNNNNNNNNNNNNNNNNNNNNNNNNNNNNNNNNNNNNNNNNNNNNNNNNNNNNNNNNNNNNNNNNNNNtctcatgtaagcagtgcgtgcatgcattgtatcccttatttgacagtcccgaaaggttactaagagcaggccaatcgttgatggttacgaaaagcaacgctcgtaggtcaaattcctcttgtttgtgctcatcccacacacggacaccaccccacagctgtaaaagttcatcaactaatggccttaggtacacatcgatgtcgttgccgggttgcttcggaccttggatgagcactggcatcataatgaacttccgcttcatgcacaaccaaggaggaaggttgtagatgcatagagtcacgggccaggtgctatggctggagctctgctcgccaaaaggattcatgccatccgtacttagagcaaatcttatgttccttgcgtcagctgcaaaatctttgaaccatctgtcgatctttctccattgcgttccatctgcggtgtgtctcaactcccctccgacttacggtcctctttgtgccatcgcaacaacttggcatgctctttgttcctgaacagacgtttcaaccgtggtattataggagcataccacatcaccttggcgggaaccctcttcctgggtttctggccctcaacatcgtcaccagggtcatcgcctctgatcttataacgcaatgcagtgcataccgggcattcattcaaattctcgtattcaccgcggtagaggatgcagtcgttgatgcatgcatgtatcttcagaacctctaaacctagagggcagacaaccttctttgcttcgtatgtactggcgggcaactcgttatcctttggaaacatgttcttcaacattttcagcaagttttcaaatgccgagtcagctacacctgcctctgccttccatttcagcaaatccagtgtgcagcccagctttttcagaccatcatcgcatccggggtacagcgcctttctgtgatcctctaacatgcgatccaaattctccctctccttttcagtttcgcagcgtctccgtgcatcagcaatggtccgaccaagatcatcaacgggatcatcacgtgcctcttcttcaccttccccttcaccttcagcatcctccatgaaagtatcaccgaaatgagcaagatagctttcatcgatgaaatcatccccttcttcatcttcttccattataacccctctttctccatgcttggtccaacaattatagcttggcatgaaaccgtgccgaagcagatgcatgtgaacatctcttgaggaagagtaacccttttgattcttacagataacacatggacagataacaaaacccccctgcttgttcgcattagccactacgaggaaatctttcaaacccgtagtgaactcgccggagagtcggttaccgtacatccattgccgattcatctgcattattataatataaaatatataattaaccatcatgcatttgttaaactaactagctacaaacaatataaattaaacaatgaactgcacacatgcatattttatcaatgacacatcaaaggttcatcaagttgctaaccgcgatcgaggagtgtggctccaacacttcatgtcatgtttgtttcatactcttggggcatttcatcaaacaccttatgtgcataagaggaaccaaaagcaaacctacacccacttgtgaagagaatggctccaaatggctaagtgttggctgctggatggttatatataggggaggggctttagttgcggttggcctggcaaaccgtaactaaaggtgcccgaaggcctttagtcgcggttgtcctggccaaccgcgactaaagaccctcacgtgcgccagctggccaccgagcgccctgggcccaggcctttggtcgcggttcacctccagaaccgcgactaaaggtcccattagtcgcggttcctacagcttcgcgacttatggggctggacggaagcctgtttttccaccagtgaatTTACACGCGGTGGCAGGCTGGAGGCCACCCTATTCATTGCGACAGTTTCTGCCTCTAATCTGACGGCCAAGGTCAATCCGGAGCGAGATCAGATGGACGAAATCGCATCAAGGAATCGATCCGACGGCCACTAGTGCCTGAGCTCTGAAAGCGCTTGTAGGGCGCTTGGTTTCTTGTTTTAGGATGCTCTGAGGGACACACCCCTGCCACTCACCGGTCACCACCCCTATACAATACCACACTGATCGGGATTAGCTACAACGCGCTGTGTAGTTGTTATAGCTAGTGGTCAAGTCTGCGCGTGCGTGCAAGTGAGGCTAACCCGGTGGCAGGCTTGCGATGACTGGTGGAGGGTTCGCCGTGGCCGATGCCCCGTCGGGCAACTACGGCGGCGGCATAACCTTCTCCGTCGTGGTCACCTGCCTCATGgcagcctccggtggcctcatcttCGGCTACGACATCGGCATCTCAGGTACCGGCCTCACAAGTGTATGCAATTCTGCCGAGATGTGTCTTTCTCTAATCTCTATGCATGTACGTACATCGGTGATAATGTTTGGTCGATCAGGGGGCGTGACGgcgatggagtcattcctggaggaATTCTTCCCGGGCGTGCTCCgacggatggcggcggcgcggcgggaccagTACTGCGTCTACGACAGCCACGTGCTCACGGCGTTCACGTCGTCGCTGTACCTGGCGGGGCTGGTCGCGTCGCTCGCGGCTGGCCGGGTCACCAGGGCGGTCGGGAGACAGGCAGTCATGCTAGCTGGCGGCGCGTTCTTCTTCGCCGGCGCCGCCGTGAACGCCGCAGCGGTGAACATCGCCATGCTCATCGTCGGCCGCATGATGCTCGGCTTCGGCATCGGCTTCACCAACCAGGTATGTTTGGTATTCATAACAGCTGATCTGTATCTGGAACCAGTACAGAATTTTTGGAACTGTATAAGTAGAAACAACGAGCTGGTTGCTGAATTTCAAGAAAATCACAATCTGTTTGGCCCTTTAAACTGTATAAACTCGACCAGATTGTTTACTCTATTGAAGATTTGGTCTAATTTAAATGTTTTTTCAAACAAGCGACAGTTTATTAGGTGGCTAACTCGGTGCCTAAGTATAGTACTCCTTTCATTTTTATATACAaagccacaaactcaaattacaggtatcAAAATAAAAATTAATGTGTGCTTTACATGCCAAATTATTTTCTCAATTACCGGGTTAATTAATAGGATGCATGCACATTAGAGGAAATTGAGTGGCCAGAAGGGAGGAAGTTGTTGAGCGTGTCATTatcatccactacatgcatgctagtaattaaACCATGGATTAATAGTATGAGAAAACATCATTAATATTTGCCttgattactgttggtggccttgtatagatgcaaaatgtgttTTTCATAATGGCCTCGTATaaaaaaaatggagggagtattgtttctactccctccgatccaaataaATTGTCGCATCTTTAGTAAACTTATTTTGATGTGTGGCGAATGAGCCACCTAATAAACTGAAAGAAAACCTAGACCTGAAAAACCTGAATGTGACAACAATCTACCCAACTGAAGTGATACATCTCTATATATTGTCGTGGCTCCTGATTTTGATGTGTGGCGATTGATCTACATAGAGTGATAAATAAAGCTACTCACCCACCTATCAGATAAAGCTCCCAATGAGACAATAATAGTTCTCTATGTATTGCCCTCACTTTCAATGTAATTTCACTGAAATTTCAGTAATTTCAACAATATTCAGTCAAAATATTTCAACAATTTCAGCAGTAAACATAAGTTCTGAAACTGAGATTCAAAACATATTGCCTGCCTAAACAAGGATTCGCAATTGCATAGAAAAAAGGTTTCATAAAGGGGGTGACTATGGTCCCTCAAAAAGAGGGGTGGGGTGGCTATGGCTTGGTGGGAATTATCTTGGTAGGAGGGCGTAATTCCACACATCTTCTATATCAATATCTATATCTGTATCTGTATCTATCTATATCCATCTATATCTCCGCAACTCGCTCTTTTATATTGCTGAAGCGAGTCTCACCAACCGAGTTTGCACAGTTCAGCAAATTCGTAAGTTTACCTTCCATGGTCTATACTCATCAATTCCATAATTTAGTGCATATAGGGTTTTCTCAAAAGTCAAACTCTACAAGTTTGAACCAAGATTGTATAGCAAAATATCTACATCCAGAATACCGACTACTCCCGGTGTATCTCATTAGATACATCATAAGATGTATTTTTATAGTGTATACATACTTGGTATGGTAGGTATAAATAGTTTTTCCTCTGAACTTTATCAatgtttgtaaagtttgacttaaaaaaatgcacCACATTATGGAACGAAAGGAGTACTTGCAATTTACTTCTACCACTCTTACTTAGAATCGCTGCCTAacaattccggatggagggaataataTTCTAATAGTTCGTCAATCTATATAAACTCGAAGCAAATACAAAAGGTTGACTGAAATTCACTCGGATCCTCTAGCAACTACCGGATTGTATTTGTTGTGTTGAACTCGGACCTTGCCGAGATGAATGAATAAAACAAAACCCATTCTAACTCAAAAAAAGAGACTGAAATGCAATGTATTTTCTTGATGATTATATGCTTTAGCTATGCAGGCATTTAAAGTTATAACCCACTTTAATTAAGAGGTCAACATTTCGGATGGTCCAAGGAGAAACCACGTACCATGAAGTCCTACAGCCGTTCACATGTCATGCAGATTAGTAGAAAGGTGGTAGCTGGCTGGGCCCTTTGCTTCGTTTGTCCGCTGCCTCCCCTGGTTAGCTAGGGCAAGTGGCTAGTTTTGActcagagggtgtttgtttacagggatttattggtctagggacttaaataagttcctataagtcccatctaaatcAAACAGGAGGGACTTGTAGAGACTTAAAATGgacatttgggacttatgaaataagactcttaagaagggacttatagggacttatagatGTAATATGATCTTATAAAGACTTATAAGTCTCAGGAACCAAACagatagggactttttagggacttgagacttataagttaagactaaaaaaagtcctaagacttatgaaccaaacagggcctcaacCCATCGCTCTCGTGTTACTCAAATTGAATAGTGGATAGGATGTCGCGTTTCATCTTTTGTTCAGACTTCAGTGGTTAAGGTGCAACATTCTGCTCGTGCAGGCACGCATGGGTGAGTCAAGCATCTCACTTTCCTTCGTTGGGCGGGCGTTGTGGTAGGTTGGTGATAGCTCCTCCTATGTTTCTGTCGTCCGTGCAGAGCTACTCGTCCATTGCCTACATCACATGTCGCACGAATATAATGGTCGACCCGAAGTCGATTACTATTAGGACACACTGACTAATCCGCACGTACTCTCTCGGAGGGAGTACTAATCGCTTGCGTCCTGATTAATAACTACGCTTCACGTGTGCGATGTACGAACAAATGCACCATGTGACGTGACCGTGGCAACTCATGACAGGCGGCGCCGGTGTACCTGGCGGAGACGGCGCCGGCCAAGTGGAGGGGCGCCTTCACGACGGGGTTCCAGCTCTTCCTCGGCATCGGCAACCTCGCGGCCAACCTCACAAACTACGGCGCCGCGCGCATCCCGCGGTGGGGCTGGCGGCTCTCCCTCGGCCTGGCGGCGGTGCCGGCGGCCGTCATCCTCGTGGGCGCCCTGCTCATCCCGGACACTCCCAGCAGCCTCATCGTGCGCGGGCGGGTGGAGCAGGCGCGCGCCGCGCTCCGCCGTGTCCGCGGCCCCACGGCCGACGTGGACGCTGAGCTGGAGGACGTGGCCCGCGCGGTCGAGGTGGCGCGCTCCAACGAGCAGGGCGCGTTCCGGAGGATCCTCAGGAGGGAGTACCGCCCCCACCTGGTGATGGCCGTGGCCGTGCCGCTCTTCCAGCAGCTCACCGGGGTCATCGTCATCGCCTTCTTCTCGCCGGTGCTGTTCCAGACGGCTGGGTTCGGGAGCAACGCCGCGCTGATGGGCGCCGTCATTCTCGGCGCCGTCAACCTCGGCTCCGCCCTCGTGTCCGTCGCCACGGTGGACCGCTACGGTCGCAGGCCGCTGTTCTTGGCTGGTGGACTCGTCATGATCATGTGCCAGGTACAACAAACACGGAAAGGGAACGCATGCTTTCGGTTTCCACGTCGTGATTCTGACAGTTCGTTTGCTGCTGCCTTTGATTAGGTTGCGGTTGCGTGGATCATGGGGTCGCAGATCGGCCGTGACGGCGAGTCCGCGATGGCGAGGA
This window harbors:
- the LOC119355344 gene encoding sugar transport protein MST1-like, which translates into the protein MTGGGFAVADAPSGNYGGGITFSVVVTCLMAASGGLIFGYDIGISGGVTAMESFLEEFFPGVLRRMAAARRDQYCVYDSHVLTAFTSSLYLAGLVASLAAGRVTRAVGRQAVMLAGGAFFFAGAAVNAAAVNIAMLIVGRMMLGFGIGFTNQAAPVYLAETAPAKWRGAFTTGFQLFLGIGNLAANLTNYGAARIPRWGWRLSLGLAAVPAAVILVGALLIPDTPSSLIVRGRVEQARAALRRVRGPTADVDAELEDVARAVEVARSNEQGAFRRILRREYRPHLVMAVAVPLFQQLTGVIVIAFFSPVLFQTAGFGSNAALMGAVILGAVNLGSALVSVATVDRYGRRPLFLAGGLVMIMCQVAVAWIMGSQIGRDGESAMARKYSVAVLALTCVFSASFGWSWGPLTWVIPGEIFPVEVRSAGQGISVAVNLGATFVLTQTFLSMLCSFKYATFIYYAAWVAVMTAFVVAFLPETKGVPLEAMGAVWARHWYWGRFVKVQQPPKNTDALIN